The Castanea sativa cultivar Marrone di Chiusa Pesio chromosome 11, ASM4071231v1 genome contains a region encoding:
- the LOC142614771 gene encoding putative ABC transporter C family member 15 isoform X2 → MVLENMFNLQGATQWLQLDSPCLWEHASIVVQLGFYAIILVHLARNLPGLICKNRRKFMDRAIDKYPIRIKVSTAYIASIICSCLLLGIHFLMLMMLLNGSGTQCNSETRAFSSEIMQVLSWAITLVTVYIIPNKKNIKFPWLLRAWWLCSFLLSIICTALDTHFRVINHGKLGVRDYADFLGLLASTCLLVISIRGKTGIIFSVPNGIAEPLLNGKTDEHSEYKRVSLYGQATLVQLVTFSWLNPLFAVGFKKPLEQEEIPDVDIKDSARFLSHSFNESLKQVKERDGTTNPSIYKAIYLYTRKKAAINALFAVINAAASYVGPYLIDDFVRFLTEKSTRSLESGYLLALGFLGAKIVETMAQRQWIFRARLLGLHLRVALISRIYKKGLLLSSQSRQNHTSGEIINYMSVDIQRITDLMWYLNIIWMLPVQISLAIYILHTNLGLGSFAALAATLVVMGCNIPLTRVQKRYQSKIMEAKDNRMKSTSEVLRNMKALKLQAWDSEFLQRLECLRKVEYGWLWKSLRLSALSAFIFWGSPAFISVVTFGACMLMGIELTAGRVLSALATFRMLQDPIFNLPDLLSVIAQAKVSADRISSYLQQDEIQKDAIEYVPKDQTEYGIEIDSGRFSWDLESRNPTLEGIQLKVKRGMKVAICGTVGSGKSSLLSCVLGEIQKLSGTVKISGTKAYVSQSPWILTGNIRENILFGNQYDSAKYNRTVKACALTKDFELFSCGDLTEIGERGINMSGGQKQRIQIARAAYQDADIYLLDDPFSAVDAHTGTQLFEECLMGILKEKTILFVTHQVEFLPAADLILVMQNGRIAQAGRFKELMKQKIGFEILVGAHSQALDSILSVENSSRTSQSPAADDELNTDSTSNAELLHTQHDSEHNLSLEITEKGGKLVQDEEREKGSIGKEVYWSYLTIVKGGALVPFILLAQSSFQILQVASNYWMAWASPPTSETEPKLAMDFILLVYVVLAVGSSLCVLARAVLVAKAGLWTAEKLFTNMLHSIFRAPMAFFDSTPFGRILNRASTDQSVLDLELATKLGWCAFSIIQLLGTVAVMSQVAWEVFVIFIPVTAICIWYQQYYIPTARELARLAGIQRAPILHHFAESLSGAATIRAFDQEDRFIDGNIGLVDNHSRPWFHNMSAMEWLSFRLNLLSNFVFAFSLVLLVTLPEGIINPSIAGLAVTYGINLNVQQASIIWNICNAENRMISVERILQYSNIASEAPLVIEESRPPNNWPEVGTICFKNLQVRYAEHLPSVLKNITCTFPGRKKVGVVGRTGSGKSTLIQAIFRVVEPRGGSIIIDDVDICKIGLHDLRSRLSIIPQDPAMFEGTVRTNLDPLHQYSDSEIWEALDKYQLGHLVHDKEEKLDSTVVENGENWSVGQRQLFCLGRALLKKSSILVLDEATASVDSATDGVLQKIISQEFTNRTVVTIAHRIHTVIDSDLVLVLSEGRIAEYDTPGKLLERPDSFFSKLIKEYSSRSQGFNNLANTHN, encoded by the exons ATGGTTTTGGAGAACATGTTCAATTTACAAGGTGCAACAC AATGGCTGCAACTAGACTCGCCTTGTTTGTGGGAGCATGCCAGCATCGTTGTGCAACTCGGTTTCTATGCAATAATTTTAGTACATCTAGCACGAAATTTGCCAGGTCTGATATGCAAAAACAGAAGAAAGTTTATGGATAGAGCCATAGACAAGTACCCCATCAGAATAAAAGTCAGCACTGCATATATAGCCAGCATAATTTGTTCCTGTTTACTACTGGGAATTCACTTCTTAATGCTAATGATGCTGCTAAATGGTAGTGGAACTCAGTGCAACTCCGAAACTCGAGCTTTTTCCTCAGAAATTATGCAAGTGCTATCATGGGCAATCACACTTGTTACTGTATACATAATCCCCAATAAGAAGAACATCAAGTTCCCCTGGTTACTAAGAGCATGGTGGCTTTGCAGCTTCCTGTTGTCCATTATCTGCACAGCTCTTGATACCCATTTCAGAGTTATAAACCATGGCAAACTTGGAGTACGAGATTATGCAGACTTCCTTGGCCTGCTTGCTTCTACATGCCTCTTGGTCATTTCAATCCGAGGGAAGACAGGTATCATCTTCAGTGTCcccaatggtattgccgaaccACTTCTCAACGGAAAAACTGATGAACATTCAGAATACAAAAGGGTATCTTTATATGGCCAAGCTACTCTTGTCCAACTTGTTACCTTCTCTTGGCTGAATCCACTTTTTGCTGTTGGGTTTAAGAAACCCCTTGAACAGGAGGAAATTCCAGATGTTGATATCAAGGACTCGGCAAGATTTCTCTCCCATTCCTTCAATGAGAGTCTAAAACAAGTTAAGGAGAGAGATGGAACCACAAATCCATCCATCTATAAGGCAATCTATTTGTATACCAGGAAGAAAGCAGCAATCAATGCATTATTTGCAGTGATAAACGCTGCAGCATCCTATGTTGGCCCATACCTCATTGATGACTTTGTACGTTTCCTAACTGAGAAGAGCACCAGGAGTTTAGAGAGTGGGTACCTTCTGGCCCTAGGCTTTTTAGGTGCCAAAATAGTTGAGACAATGGCACAGAGGCAATGGATTTTTCGGGCACGCCTACTAGGCCTTCACCTTAGGGTTGCTCTTATATCTCGCATATACAAAAAAGGATTACTTCTGTCAAGTCAATCCCGCCAGAACCACACTAGTGGAGAGATCATCAACTATATGAGTGTAGATATCCAAAGAATCACAGACTTAATGTGGTACTTAAACATAATATGGATGTTGCCAGTACAAATATCCTTAGCAATCTACATTCTACATACAAATCTAGGTTTGGGGTCATTCGCTGCATTAGCTGCAACATTAGTAGTCATGGGTTGCAATATACCCCTTACAAGAGTCCAGAAGAGATACCAATCTAAGATCATGGAAGCCAAGGACAATAGGATGAAATCCACTTCAGAAGTTCTTCGAAACATGAAGGCTCTTAAACTTCAAGCTTGGGACAGTGAATTCCTTCAAAGGTTAGAGTGCTTGAGGAAAGTAGAGTATGGTTGGTTATGGAAATCATTAAGGCTGTCAGCGCTTTCAGCTTTTATCTTCTGGGGATCACCCGCATTTATCTCTGTGGTAACTTTTGGGGCATGTATGCTAATGGGGATTGAACTCACAGCTGGAAGAGTCTTATCTGCATTGGCCACCTTCCGAATGCTACAAGACCCTATATTCAATCTGCCTGACTTACTGTCTGTGATTGCACAGGCAAAAGTCTCAGCTGATAGAATTAGTTCCTATCTCCAGCAGGATGAAATTCAAAAGGATGCCATTGAGTATGTTCCAAAGGATCAAACAGAGTATGGCATTGAGATTGACAGTGGAAGATTCAGCTGGGATCTTGAGTCAAGGAATCCAACTCTGGAAGGAATACAGTTAAAAGTGAAGAGGGGAATGAAAGTGGCAATATGCGGGACTGTGGGATCAGGGAAGTCAAGCCTGCTCTCATGTGTGCTTGGAGAAATACAAAAGCTGTCAGGGACAGTGAAGATCAGTGGTACAAAGGCTTATGTGTCTCAGTCTCCATGGATACTGACAGGAAATATCAGGGAGAATATTCTCTTTGGGAATCAGTATGACAGTGCTAAGTATAACAGAACAGTTAAAGCATGTGCTTTGACAAAGGATTTTGAACTTTTCTCCTGTGGTGATCTAACAGAAATCGGTGAAAGAGGGATAAACATGAGTGGTGGACAGAAGCAAAGGATACAGATTGCTCGTGCAGCATACCAAGATGCTGATATATATCTACTTGATGATCCTTTCAGTGCAGTTGATGCACATACAGGCACCCAACTCTTTGAG GAATGCCTGATGGGGATTCTTAAAGAGAAGACTATACTTTTTGTTACCCACCAAGTTGAGTTTCTTCCAGCAGCAGACCTAATTCTG GTGATGCAAAATGGAAGAATTGCACAAGCCGGACGATTCAAAGAACTTATGAAGCAAAAAATAGGATTTGAGATTTTGGTTGGTGCTCATAGCCAGGCTCTAGACTCCATCCTCTCAGTTGAAAATTCAAGTAGAACATCCCAAAGCCCTGCAGCTGATGATGAACTGAACACAGATTCAACTTCAAATGCAGAACTTCTACACACACAACATGACTCTGAGCATAATCTCTCTCTTGAAATTACAGAAAAAGGAGGTAAATTGGTACAagatgaagaaagagagaaaggaagcaTCGGAAAAGAAGTTTACTGGTCTTATTTGACCATTGTGAAAGGTGGGGCCCTAGTTCCATTCATCCTTTTGGCACAGTCATCATTCCAAATATTACAGGTAGCAAGTAACTACTGGATGGCATGGGCTTCTCCTCCCACAAGTGAGACTGAACCAAAATTGGCAATGGACTTCATATTGCTTGTTTATGTAGTACTAGCTGTTGGAAGTTCACTTTGTGTTTTGGCGCGAGCTGTACTAGTAGCAAAAGCAGGACTTTGGACAGCAGAAAAGCTATTTACAAACATGTTGCATAGTATATTCCGAGCACCAATGGCATTTTTTGATTCAACCCCATTTGGAAGAATCTTAAATCGg GCATCTACAGATCAAAGTGTGTTAGACTTGGAATTGGCAACAAAATTAGGTTGGTGTGCTTTCTCCATAATACAGCTTCTAGGGACTGTTGCAGTGATGTCGCAGGTGGCATGGGAAGTATTTGTCATCTTCATTCCAGTAACTGCAATCTGCATATGGTATCAG CAATATTACATACCAACGGCAAGAGAACTGGCCCGCTTAGCTGGTATACAACGAGCACCAATCCTCCACCACTTTGCAGAATCACTATCAGGAGCAGCGACAATCCGTGCTTTTGATCAAGAAGACCGTTTTATTGATGGAAACATTGGTCTTGTAGACAACCACTCAAGGCCATGGTTTCATAATATGTCAGCAATGGAATGGCTTTCTTTCAGACTGAATTTGCTATCTAATTTTGTGTTTGCCTTCTCATTGGTATTACTGGTGACCCTTCCTGAAGGAATTATCAATCCAA GCATTGCAGGGTTGGCAGTGACATATGGAATAAATTTGAATGTTCAACAAGCTTCAATTATATGGAACATATGCAATGCAGAAAATAGGATGATATCAGTTGAAAGAATTCTTCAGTACTCAAACATAGCAAGCGAAGCACCACTTGTGATTGAAGAGAGCAGACCACCAAATAACTGGCCAGAAGTTGGAACAATATGCTTTAAAAATTTGCAG GTCCGTTATGCTGAACATCTGCCATCTGTCCTGAAAAACATTACTTGCACATTTCCGGGAAGGAAGAAAGTTGGTGTTGTAGGAAGGACGGGGAGTGGTAAATCAACCCTCATACAGGCCATTTTCAGGGTTGTTGAGCCCAGAGGGGGAAGCATTATAATTGATGATGTGGATATTTGCAAGATAGGACTTCATGACTTAAGATCAAGGCTTAGCATCATACCACAGGACCCAGCAATGTTTGAGGGAACCGTTAGAACAAACTTAGACCCACTACATCAGTATTCTGACAGTGAAATATGGGAG gCTCTGGATAAATATCAACTAGGTCATTTAGTGCATGATAAGGAAGAGAAGTTGGATTCCACAG TGGTTGAAAATGGAGAAAATTGGAGTGTGGGCCAAAGACAATTATTTTGTCTTGGAAGAGCCTTGTTGAAGAAGAGTAGCATTCTTGTACTAGATGAAGCGACAGCCTCAGTTGATTCCGCAACTGATGGAGTATTACAGAAGATCATTAGTCAAGAGTTCACAAATCGGACAGTTGTCACTATAGCTCACAGAATCCACACGGTTATAGATAGTGATCTTGTTTTGGTTCTCAGTGAAG GAAGAATCGCAGAATATGACACGCCAGGAAAGCTACTAGAACGACCAGATTCATTCTTCTCTAAACTCATAAAGGAGTATTCCTCAAGATCACAAGGTTTCAACAACTTAGCAAATACTCATAATTAA
- the LOC142614771 gene encoding putative ABC transporter C family member 15 isoform X4 has protein sequence MDRAIDKYPIRIKVSTAYIASIICSCLLLGIHFLMLMMLLNGSGTQCNSETRAFSSEIMQVLSWAITLVTVYIIPNKKNIKFPWLLRAWWLCSFLLSIICTALDTHFRVINHGKLGVRDYADFLGLLASTCLLVISIRGKTGIIFSVPNGIAEPLLNGKTDEHSEYKRVSLYGQATLVQLVTFSWLNPLFAVGFKKPLEQEEIPDVDIKDSARFLSHSFNESLKQVKERDGTTNPSIYKAIYLYTRKKAAINALFAVINAAASYVGPYLIDDFVRFLTEKSTRSLESGYLLALGFLGAKIVETMAQRQWIFRARLLGLHLRVALISRIYKKGLLLSSQSRQNHTSGEIINYMSVDIQRITDLMWYLNIIWMLPVQISLAIYILHTNLGLGSFAALAATLVVMGCNIPLTRVQKRYQSKIMEAKDNRMKSTSEVLRNMKALKLQAWDSEFLQRLECLRKVEYGWLWKSLRLSALSAFIFWGSPAFISVVTFGACMLMGIELTAGRVLSALATFRMLQDPIFNLPDLLSVIAQAKVSADRISSYLQQDEIQKDAIEYVPKDQTEYGIEIDSGRFSWDLESRNPTLEGIQLKVKRGMKVAICGTVGSGKSSLLSCVLGEIQKLSGTVKISGTKAYVSQSPWILTGNIRENILFGNQYDSAKYNRTVKACALTKDFELFSCGDLTEIGERGINMSGGQKQRIQIARAAYQDADIYLLDDPFSAVDAHTGTQLFEECLMGILKEKTILFVTHQVEFLPAADLILVMQNGRIAQAGRFKELMKQKIGFEILVGAHSQALDSILSVENSSRTSQSPAADDELNTDSTSNAELLHTQHDSEHNLSLEITEKGGKLVQDEEREKGSIGKEVYWSYLTIVKGGALVPFILLAQSSFQILQVASNYWMAWASPPTSETEPKLAMDFILLVYVVLAVGSSLCVLARAVLVAKAGLWTAEKLFTNMLHSIFRAPMAFFDSTPFGRILNRASTDQSVLDLELATKLGWCAFSIIQLLGTVAVMSQVAWEVFVIFIPVTAICIWYQQYYIPTARELARLAGIQRAPILHHFAESLSGAATIRAFDQEDRFIDGNIGLVDNHSRPWFHNMSAMEWLSFRLNLLSNFVFAFSLVLLVTLPEGIINPSIAGLAVTYGINLNVQQASIIWNICNAENRMISVERILQYSNIASEAPLVIEESRPPNNWPEVGTICFKNLQVRYAEHLPSVLKNITCTFPGRKKVGVVGRTGSGKSTLIQAIFRVVEPRGGSIIIDDVDICKIGLHDLRSRLSIIPQDPAMFEGTVRTNLDPLHQYSDSEIWEALDKYQLGHLVHDKEEKLDSTVVENGENWSVGQRQLFCLGRALLKKSSILVLDEATASVDSATDGVLQKIISQEFTNRTVVTIAHRIHTVIDSDLVLVLSEGIIAEYDTPGKLLERPDSFFSKLIKEYSSRSQGFNNLANTHN, from the exons ATGGATAGAGCCATAGACAAGTACCCCATCAGAATAAAAGTCAGCACTGCATATATAGCCAGCATAATTTGTTCCTGTTTACTACTGGGAATTCACTTCTTAATGCTAATGATGCTGCTAAATGGTAGTGGAACTCAGTGCAACTCCGAAACTCGAGCTTTTTCCTCAGAAATTATGCAAGTGCTATCATGGGCAATCACACTTGTTACTGTATACATAATCCCCAATAAGAAGAACATCAAGTTCCCCTGGTTACTAAGAGCATGGTGGCTTTGCAGCTTCCTGTTGTCCATTATCTGCACAGCTCTTGATACCCATTTCAGAGTTATAAACCATGGCAAACTTGGAGTACGAGATTATGCAGACTTCCTTGGCCTGCTTGCTTCTACATGCCTCTTGGTCATTTCAATCCGAGGGAAGACAGGTATCATCTTCAGTGTCcccaatggtattgccgaaccACTTCTCAACGGAAAAACTGATGAACATTCAGAATACAAAAGGGTATCTTTATATGGCCAAGCTACTCTTGTCCAACTTGTTACCTTCTCTTGGCTGAATCCACTTTTTGCTGTTGGGTTTAAGAAACCCCTTGAACAGGAGGAAATTCCAGATGTTGATATCAAGGACTCGGCAAGATTTCTCTCCCATTCCTTCAATGAGAGTCTAAAACAAGTTAAGGAGAGAGATGGAACCACAAATCCATCCATCTATAAGGCAATCTATTTGTATACCAGGAAGAAAGCAGCAATCAATGCATTATTTGCAGTGATAAACGCTGCAGCATCCTATGTTGGCCCATACCTCATTGATGACTTTGTACGTTTCCTAACTGAGAAGAGCACCAGGAGTTTAGAGAGTGGGTACCTTCTGGCCCTAGGCTTTTTAGGTGCCAAAATAGTTGAGACAATGGCACAGAGGCAATGGATTTTTCGGGCACGCCTACTAGGCCTTCACCTTAGGGTTGCTCTTATATCTCGCATATACAAAAAAGGATTACTTCTGTCAAGTCAATCCCGCCAGAACCACACTAGTGGAGAGATCATCAACTATATGAGTGTAGATATCCAAAGAATCACAGACTTAATGTGGTACTTAAACATAATATGGATGTTGCCAGTACAAATATCCTTAGCAATCTACATTCTACATACAAATCTAGGTTTGGGGTCATTCGCTGCATTAGCTGCAACATTAGTAGTCATGGGTTGCAATATACCCCTTACAAGAGTCCAGAAGAGATACCAATCTAAGATCATGGAAGCCAAGGACAATAGGATGAAATCCACTTCAGAAGTTCTTCGAAACATGAAGGCTCTTAAACTTCAAGCTTGGGACAGTGAATTCCTTCAAAGGTTAGAGTGCTTGAGGAAAGTAGAGTATGGTTGGTTATGGAAATCATTAAGGCTGTCAGCGCTTTCAGCTTTTATCTTCTGGGGATCACCCGCATTTATCTCTGTGGTAACTTTTGGGGCATGTATGCTAATGGGGATTGAACTCACAGCTGGAAGAGTCTTATCTGCATTGGCCACCTTCCGAATGCTACAAGACCCTATATTCAATCTGCCTGACTTACTGTCTGTGATTGCACAGGCAAAAGTCTCAGCTGATAGAATTAGTTCCTATCTCCAGCAGGATGAAATTCAAAAGGATGCCATTGAGTATGTTCCAAAGGATCAAACAGAGTATGGCATTGAGATTGACAGTGGAAGATTCAGCTGGGATCTTGAGTCAAGGAATCCAACTCTGGAAGGAATACAGTTAAAAGTGAAGAGGGGAATGAAAGTGGCAATATGCGGGACTGTGGGATCAGGGAAGTCAAGCCTGCTCTCATGTGTGCTTGGAGAAATACAAAAGCTGTCAGGGACAGTGAAGATCAGTGGTACAAAGGCTTATGTGTCTCAGTCTCCATGGATACTGACAGGAAATATCAGGGAGAATATTCTCTTTGGGAATCAGTATGACAGTGCTAAGTATAACAGAACAGTTAAAGCATGTGCTTTGACAAAGGATTTTGAACTTTTCTCCTGTGGTGATCTAACAGAAATCGGTGAAAGAGGGATAAACATGAGTGGTGGACAGAAGCAAAGGATACAGATTGCTCGTGCAGCATACCAAGATGCTGATATATATCTACTTGATGATCCTTTCAGTGCAGTTGATGCACATACAGGCACCCAACTCTTTGAG GAATGCCTGATGGGGATTCTTAAAGAGAAGACTATACTTTTTGTTACCCACCAAGTTGAGTTTCTTCCAGCAGCAGACCTAATTCTG GTGATGCAAAATGGAAGAATTGCACAAGCCGGACGATTCAAAGAACTTATGAAGCAAAAAATAGGATTTGAGATTTTGGTTGGTGCTCATAGCCAGGCTCTAGACTCCATCCTCTCAGTTGAAAATTCAAGTAGAACATCCCAAAGCCCTGCAGCTGATGATGAACTGAACACAGATTCAACTTCAAATGCAGAACTTCTACACACACAACATGACTCTGAGCATAATCTCTCTCTTGAAATTACAGAAAAAGGAGGTAAATTGGTACAagatgaagaaagagagaaaggaagcaTCGGAAAAGAAGTTTACTGGTCTTATTTGACCATTGTGAAAGGTGGGGCCCTAGTTCCATTCATCCTTTTGGCACAGTCATCATTCCAAATATTACAGGTAGCAAGTAACTACTGGATGGCATGGGCTTCTCCTCCCACAAGTGAGACTGAACCAAAATTGGCAATGGACTTCATATTGCTTGTTTATGTAGTACTAGCTGTTGGAAGTTCACTTTGTGTTTTGGCGCGAGCTGTACTAGTAGCAAAAGCAGGACTTTGGACAGCAGAAAAGCTATTTACAAACATGTTGCATAGTATATTCCGAGCACCAATGGCATTTTTTGATTCAACCCCATTTGGAAGAATCTTAAATCGg GCATCTACAGATCAAAGTGTGTTAGACTTGGAATTGGCAACAAAATTAGGTTGGTGTGCTTTCTCCATAATACAGCTTCTAGGGACTGTTGCAGTGATGTCGCAGGTGGCATGGGAAGTATTTGTCATCTTCATTCCAGTAACTGCAATCTGCATATGGTATCAG CAATATTACATACCAACGGCAAGAGAACTGGCCCGCTTAGCTGGTATACAACGAGCACCAATCCTCCACCACTTTGCAGAATCACTATCAGGAGCAGCGACAATCCGTGCTTTTGATCAAGAAGACCGTTTTATTGATGGAAACATTGGTCTTGTAGACAACCACTCAAGGCCATGGTTTCATAATATGTCAGCAATGGAATGGCTTTCTTTCAGACTGAATTTGCTATCTAATTTTGTGTTTGCCTTCTCATTGGTATTACTGGTGACCCTTCCTGAAGGAATTATCAATCCAA GCATTGCAGGGTTGGCAGTGACATATGGAATAAATTTGAATGTTCAACAAGCTTCAATTATATGGAACATATGCAATGCAGAAAATAGGATGATATCAGTTGAAAGAATTCTTCAGTACTCAAACATAGCAAGCGAAGCACCACTTGTGATTGAAGAGAGCAGACCACCAAATAACTGGCCAGAAGTTGGAACAATATGCTTTAAAAATTTGCAG GTCCGTTATGCTGAACATCTGCCATCTGTCCTGAAAAACATTACTTGCACATTTCCGGGAAGGAAGAAAGTTGGTGTTGTAGGAAGGACGGGGAGTGGTAAATCAACCCTCATACAGGCCATTTTCAGGGTTGTTGAGCCCAGAGGGGGAAGCATTATAATTGATGATGTGGATATTTGCAAGATAGGACTTCATGACTTAAGATCAAGGCTTAGCATCATACCACAGGACCCAGCAATGTTTGAGGGAACCGTTAGAACAAACTTAGACCCACTACATCAGTATTCTGACAGTGAAATATGGGAG gCTCTGGATAAATATCAACTAGGTCATTTAGTGCATGATAAGGAAGAGAAGTTGGATTCCACAG TGGTTGAAAATGGAGAAAATTGGAGTGTGGGCCAAAGACAATTATTTTGTCTTGGAAGAGCCTTGTTGAAGAAGAGTAGCATTCTTGTACTAGATGAAGCGACAGCCTCAGTTGATTCCGCAACTGATGGAGTATTACAGAAGATCATTAGTCAAGAGTTCACAAATCGGACAGTTGTCACTATAGCTCACAGAATCCACACGGTTATAGATAGTGATCTTGTTTTGGTTCTCAGTGAAGGCAT AATCGCAGAATATGACACGCCAGGAAAGCTACTAGAACGACCAGATTCATTCTTCTCTAAACTCATAAAGGAGTATTCCTCAAGATCACAAGGTTTCAACAACTTAGCAAATACTCATAATTAA